A single window of Vibrio stylophorae DNA harbors:
- a CDS encoding LemA family protein, with product MEYILLAIIVLIAVAGYSTYVKLIKLRNQALEALSGIDVQMQKRFDLVPNVLRVARRFMEHEKDLFTEVAALRSKVMEGYDKNKPTEVNSHVQAMQSLSDKFGQLMINVESYPDLRSDKAIMEAMHTYHEVESHISASRRFYNTSVIDLNNVVQIFPSSVIANMVGVRAMELFKAQEQAREGVNAEAFLY from the coding sequence ATGGAATATATTCTATTGGCCATTATTGTGCTGATCGCTGTAGCGGGCTATAGCACTTACGTCAAACTGATTAAACTGCGTAACCAAGCACTAGAGGCGCTTTCCGGCATCGATGTGCAAATGCAAAAACGTTTCGACCTCGTACCTAACGTGCTGCGTGTCGCCCGCCGCTTTATGGAGCATGAAAAAGACCTCTTTACTGAAGTGGCCGCACTACGCTCAAAAGTAATGGAAGGCTATGACAAAAATAAGCCCACCGAAGTCAATAGCCACGTTCAAGCCATGCAATCGCTGAGCGACAAATTTGGTCAGCTGATGATCAATGTTGAAAGCTATCCAGACCTGCGTTCAGATAAAGCGATTATGGAAGCGATGCACACCTACCATGAAGTGGAGTCGCACATTAGTGCGAGCCGCCGCTTCTACAACACCTCAGTGATCGATTTAAATAACGTGGTGCAAATTTTCCCAAGCTCGGTGATCGCCAATATGGTTGGTGTGCGCGCAATGGAGCTATTTAAAGCGCAAGAGCAAGCGCGCGAAGGCGTCAACGCAGAGGCTTTTTTGTACTAA
- a CDS encoding DUF3137 domain-containing protein — MQTAQYATNLWQLILGYPIDQRLQQAQFYALAERAPNFRNYYQQHIEPICQQYEQHRIPALEQTRQRFRYWMLPTLLACIFIHILLPSMETVSRWALVTVLYVVPLFFCFFYCRNPLTQLQCTLGDAAYPVALRYFGEDYYYNLMQRPALSYYEQYQLFPKFHHGTLNESISGTYQGLRFTVQEFELKRERSNNGKSSSEIVFTGIGIDIQCPKPFQGTTLVQTDKGTISRFFERQKMARVRLEDPKFERTFEVYGSDQIEARYLLSTAMMERLLHLTTIYGDKIQACFEQNRLFILIPSKHDYFCGLDNLYQAITFEQPIVQMFNEIIEIHQLIDILKLQSPSGYDKQNA, encoded by the coding sequence ATGCAGACAGCACAATATGCGACAAATCTCTGGCAACTGATTTTGGGCTACCCCATTGACCAGCGCCTGCAGCAAGCTCAGTTTTACGCACTGGCCGAACGCGCACCGAATTTTCGTAATTACTATCAACAGCATATCGAGCCTATCTGCCAACAATATGAACAGCATCGAATCCCTGCCCTTGAGCAAACGAGGCAACGCTTTCGCTACTGGATGCTACCGACCTTATTGGCTTGTATCTTCATACATATCCTACTGCCCTCAATGGAGACGGTTTCAAGATGGGCGCTCGTCACTGTCCTCTATGTCGTGCCGCTATTTTTCTGTTTTTTCTACTGTCGAAATCCACTGACCCAGCTTCAATGTACGCTTGGTGATGCCGCCTATCCCGTGGCCCTGCGTTACTTTGGCGAGGACTACTACTACAATTTGATGCAACGTCCGGCGCTTTCTTACTACGAGCAATATCAGCTCTTTCCCAAATTTCATCACGGTACACTCAATGAAAGTATCAGTGGCACCTATCAAGGGTTAAGGTTTACGGTTCAAGAATTTGAGCTTAAACGAGAGCGCAGCAATAACGGAAAAAGCAGTAGTGAAATTGTGTTTACTGGTATCGGAATTGATATTCAATGCCCCAAACCATTTCAAGGCACCACCCTAGTTCAGACCGACAAGGGCACCATCAGTCGGTTCTTTGAACGTCAAAAAATGGCTCGAGTTCGCTTAGAAGATCCTAAATTTGAACGCACTTTTGAAGTCTATGGTAGCGATCAAATTGAGGCTCGCTATCTGCTTTCAACCGCCATGATGGAGCGCTTACTGCATCTAACCACCATTTATGGCGACAAAATTCAGGCCTGCTTTGAACAAAACCGACTGTTTATTTTAATTCCAAGCAAGCATGACTATTTTTGCGGTTTAGATAATCTCTACCAAGCCATCACATTTGAGCAGCCAATCGTACAAATGTTTAATGAGATCATTGAGATACATCAATTGATTGACATCTTAAAGCTGCAATCACCGAGCGGATATGATAAACAGAATGCATAG
- a CDS encoding DUF3137 domain-containing protein, protein MSNLAHHWLSLALGHSIDTAEKALTLDIPAQHQAAYHAYDAEHVAPIRARYELKRQAALNQYRLRLRLAIPGFLIALPLLYWLLQQLFTDLGWAFWLTLMTFSCGLFFITRSWAQQAIAQLNDEIEDDVFPTILAYFGNDYQFNGNAYQDIQHYRQYGLLPRYDHSKFDDCLSGSYQNTRFSVQETVLTTRQTDSRGKTSYQTVFRGLFIELTLPKSIAATIQVKRDRGFFNAWNGFGESLQQIKREDAAFEAQFEVYSDDLKAVNQILTRDTMAQFLSLADYFDADMQACFQNNQLFILLPTKHDFFEARVNPYQAITFSRDIEQLFHELGIIHHLIETLIIQPEAV, encoded by the coding sequence ATGTCGAATCTTGCCCATCATTGGCTTTCCCTCGCGCTCGGCCATTCCATTGATACCGCAGAAAAAGCCCTTACGCTTGATATTCCTGCGCAACATCAAGCCGCGTACCATGCCTATGACGCTGAGCACGTCGCGCCTATTCGCGCCCGTTATGAACTCAAACGACAGGCAGCACTCAACCAATACCGCCTTCGACTTCGACTGGCGATTCCGGGATTTTTAATCGCCCTTCCTCTACTCTATTGGCTTTTACAGCAGCTATTTACCGATTTAGGCTGGGCCTTTTGGCTGACATTGATGACCTTTAGCTGTGGTCTATTTTTCATCACACGTAGCTGGGCACAACAGGCTATTGCACAGCTCAATGATGAAATTGAAGATGATGTATTTCCCACCATCTTGGCTTATTTTGGCAACGACTATCAATTCAATGGCAATGCTTACCAAGATATTCAGCACTATCGTCAATATGGCCTGCTGCCACGCTATGATCACTCAAAATTTGATGACTGCCTCAGCGGCAGTTACCAAAACACCCGCTTTAGTGTCCAAGAAACAGTGCTCACAACCCGTCAAACGGATAGCCGTGGCAAAACGAGTTACCAAACAGTATTTCGCGGTTTATTTATAGAGCTGACCTTGCCTAAATCCATTGCGGCGACCATTCAAGTCAAACGCGATCGCGGCTTTTTTAATGCCTGGAATGGATTTGGCGAATCCTTACAGCAGATCAAACGCGAAGATGCCGCGTTTGAAGCGCAATTTGAAGTCTATAGCGATGATCTCAAAGCAGTGAACCAGATACTCACTCGCGATACCATGGCGCAATTTCTCTCTCTGGCCGATTATTTTGACGCAGACATGCAAGCCTGCTTTCAAAACAATCAACTATTTATTCTGCTGCCAACCAAGCATGACTTTTTTGAGGCGCGAGTGAATCCCTATCAGGCGATTACCTTTAGCCGAGATATTGAGCAGCTCTTTCATGAGCTGGGCATCATCCACCATTTAATTGAGACGCTGATCATTCAACCTGAAGCGGTGTGA
- a CDS encoding DUF3137 domain-containing protein, with amino-acid sequence MYANPKSLTIEDQDKLSQLAQAEFHFEEPHKSDFTRHYREKIMPLCERQLQLMRNLREQGANTSGRQRQKREAKKKSTIHPLLATICGLLVAGLIAYFMHQHQHMGLYLAGFVGCVAGFAARMYLLGQLDHMFHPPAHRRRASLNQGLDNQSPYHCDYHGNEAMHVQLMHEAKQKMLRAVLRYFDPAIKVNSSQPHPKYYYRRFQILPPFEYIYTDDRMLGHHEGSQFELTEVTLTNYMMGSDEIFHGIFLECGLYKNFEGTTLVMQPHGPLGHLQHPAPEHFERARLEDPGFEKEYEVFTTNQIEARYLLPPATLDCFYRLGQAFRSSVQACFQDKKVIVALETPHDYFSSRLNPEEPARFIDDIHQLFYEMIEIQKLISFVNLEHRERRTDLR; translated from the coding sequence ATGTACGCAAATCCCAAATCATTGACGATTGAAGACCAAGATAAACTAAGCCAACTGGCGCAGGCTGAATTTCATTTTGAGGAGCCGCATAAAAGTGATTTCACCCGCCATTACCGCGAAAAGATCATGCCTCTGTGCGAGCGGCAACTCCAGCTGATGCGCAATTTGCGCGAACAAGGCGCGAATACTTCAGGCCGTCAGCGCCAAAAGAGAGAAGCAAAAAAGAAAAGCACCATTCATCCCCTTCTGGCAACTATTTGCGGATTACTGGTGGCCGGTTTGATCGCTTATTTTATGCATCAGCACCAGCATATGGGCTTATATTTGGCTGGATTTGTCGGTTGTGTCGCCGGCTTTGCTGCACGCATGTATTTACTTGGTCAGCTCGATCATATGTTTCATCCACCAGCCCATCGCCGCCGTGCCTCCTTGAACCAAGGGCTCGACAACCAATCACCCTATCACTGTGACTATCATGGTAATGAAGCCATGCACGTCCAACTGATGCATGAAGCCAAACAAAAAATGCTGCGCGCCGTACTGCGCTATTTTGACCCTGCAATCAAGGTCAATTCATCCCAGCCACATCCCAAATATTACTACCGTCGATTTCAAATTTTACCACCCTTTGAGTACATCTATACCGATGATCGTATGCTGGGCCATCATGAAGGCTCGCAATTTGAACTAACTGAAGTCACCCTGACCAACTATATGATGGGTAGCGATGAAATTTTCCACGGTATCTTTCTTGAGTGCGGGCTATATAAAAATTTCGAAGGCACCACGCTGGTGATGCAACCCCATGGACCCTTAGGCCATTTGCAGCATCCCGCGCCTGAGCACTTTGAACGCGCACGCCTTGAAGATCCAGGCTTTGAAAAAGAGTATGAGGTGTTCACCACCAACCAAATTGAAGCGCGATATTTACTACCACCAGCAACACTAGATTGCTTCTATCGCCTTGGCCAAGCCTTTCGCAGTAGCGTACAAGCTTGCTTTCAGGATAAAAAAGTCATCGTTGCACTGGAAACACCTCACGACTACTTCAGTTCTCGCCTAAATCCTGAAGAGCCCGCGCGCTTTATTGACGATATTCACCAACTGTTCTATGAAATGATTGAGATCCAAAAACTCATCAGTTTTGTCAATCTTGAGCATCGAGAACGACGAACAGATTTAAGATAA
- a CDS encoding DUF3450 domain-containing protein: MRIRHILWPLLGLLSISSPALANVKQAQQEAQSGLSHSAQQQNTIDHLEDERSQLYFELSALNRQISQLETYNAHLQTMVEDQQQTLKAQVQKQQEIAELKRALVPLMYEMLSTLDQFYQQDVPFLPDERRQRMASLQQMMARSDVSDGEKLRRILQAYNIELEYGQTISQYAGDLNIDQNKLRVVYTRVGRIALLAHVADMSKAWWFDGNSWQPLSRDGIESIQILSAQLERRGLPQMVALPLMEASHD, translated from the coding sequence ATGCGAATACGACATATCTTATGGCCGCTTTTAGGGCTGCTTTCCATCAGTTCGCCAGCACTGGCAAACGTCAAACAAGCGCAGCAAGAAGCGCAATCAGGTTTGAGCCATAGCGCTCAGCAACAAAATACCATCGACCACTTAGAAGATGAGCGCAGTCAGCTTTACTTCGAACTATCAGCGCTGAACCGCCAAATTTCACAGCTTGAAACCTATAACGCGCATCTACAAACCATGGTGGAAGATCAGCAACAAACGCTTAAGGCACAAGTGCAAAAGCAGCAGGAGATTGCAGAGCTCAAGCGTGCCTTGGTGCCTTTGATGTATGAGATGTTATCGACCTTAGACCAATTTTATCAGCAAGATGTGCCGTTCTTGCCTGATGAGCGTCGTCAACGTATGGCATCACTTCAGCAGATGATGGCACGTAGCGATGTGAGTGATGGCGAGAAGCTGCGTCGAATTTTGCAGGCGTACAATATTGAGCTCGAATATGGGCAAACTATTTCACAATATGCTGGCGATCTAAATATCGATCAAAACAAACTGCGCGTGGTGTATACCCGTGTTGGCCGTATTGCATTGCTTGCGCATGTTGCTGATATGAGCAAAGCATGGTGGTTTGATGGCAACAGTTGGCAACCACTATCCCGCGATGGGATTGAGTCGATTCAAATTTTAAGCGCGCAGTTAGAGCGCCGCGGTTTACCACAGATGGTGGCTTTACCTTTGATGGAGGCCAGCCATGACTAA